TGAGGCGGAACACGGCGGCGAGGATAACCGCGATAATGGCGGCGCGGATTCCGAACATGAATGCAGCAAGCTGCGGCACGGCGCCGAAATGAACGTAGAGATAAGCCAAGAGAAGTGTGATCACAACCGCCGGAAATATGAAACAGCTTCCGGCAACGGCCAGCCCGCGCCAGCCGGCTTTCACATAGCCAACGTGAATCGCCATCTCGGTAGAGTTGGGGCCGGGAATGAGGTTGGTCGCGCCGAGCAAATCCAAAAACTGTTCATGTGTCAGCCACTTTTTGCGTTTGACGGTTTCTTCTTCCATCATGGCAATCACTGCAGCCGGGCCGCCGAAGCCGATCGTACCCAGACGCAGGAAAACCAGGGCCAGCGCACGCAGCGGAACATGGTCATTTTTCAGCGAATTGCTATCGGATAAGAGATCAGTCATGTTTGTGCAAGTGCGGCGATCGTCCAAAACACCTGTTAGTCTCTTTAAAATTGAATCGTAGCGGAAAGAGCATAGGTTTTTCCAGCGGATTGAAGAACCCAACTGATCATGTTTCTTACGTCCGTTGGGTTTTTCTATCCGTTGGAATTATCTCTTTGGTTCCGGCTCGTTCGGGTTGGGCTGTGCGGCGAATATGTGTGTTTACCTGTTGCAAAAAGACATGATATTTTTGCGGCAAGCCTTTGGATAGTTTTTCCATTGAAGAGGCGCGCAGGTTTTTCAAATATTCGTCGATTTTAGCGCGAACGCGCGCAATCGTCTGTGCATCCTCGCTGGCAGCGATGGCGGCCGCGGCTTGCGTCACATCAAACCCGGATTGCACCAAATGTTCGAAGCAGAGGCCGCGGAAATATTCGGTGATGGTGCCGCGGTCGCGATTGCCCAACGCTTTAGCGGTTTGACTAATGGCGGAGCGTGAGAAGCGGAAAGTCCGCAGCATCTCAAGAATCTGTGACTCCAGCGGTTTGTATATCAAAGCCGGCGCAGCCGCGGCGTTTTGCGCAAACAAGTCCTGCGGCAGATCACTCGCTTGTATCAAGTTGCGCCCGGCGCTTTGCGCCAGGATGGCGGCGCGCCGCACAAGATTTTCCAATTCACGCACGTTGCCGGGCCAGGCATAGGCCTGCAAAGCCGTCATGGCCGCCTCTGAAAAACCTCTCACCTTCTCGTAGCCGTGCTTGCTTAAAAAATGCGCAGCGAGCAGCGGAATATCTTCTTGGCGTTCGCGCAATGGCGGCAAGATGATGGGAAAACCATTCAGGCGATAAAACAAATCCGCGCGAAAATTGCCCTTCTCGACTTCTGCCGGCAAATTTTTGTTGCAGGCCGCAATGATGCGAACATTGGTATGCAGGGTATGTTCGCTGCCGAGCCGCTCGAAGGTTCCATCTTGTAAAACCCGCAGCAGCTTGGCTTGCAGCGCCGGCGAGGTTTCAGTAATTTCGTCGAGAAAAATCGTGCCGCCGTCCGCCAATTCAAAACGGCCGCGCCGCCGCGACTGCGCGCCGGTGAAGCTGCCTTTTTCATGCCCGAACAATTCACTTTCCAGCAATGTTTCCGGCAACGCGCTGCAATTCACCGCGACAAAGGCTGCATGCCGGCGTGCGCCGGAACGATGAATGGCGGCCGCAACCAATTCCTTGCCGCTGCCGGTTTCACCCATCAGCAATACCGGAATGTTTTCCGGCGCAACTTGCGCAACGAGTTCCAGCACGTGTTTCATTTTACTGCCTGCGGCGTGAATGATGTCGGTGGCATGCGCGGCAAGCGCCGGCTGCTCGCTGCTGCCATAGCTTTGCAAATCACACAGTTGCTTTTCAAGCTCTAAAATCAAGGCTTTTCTTGCTTCGGCAAGTTGCAGCGTTTGCCCGGAAGCGGCGGCCTCGTGCCGCAGTTGTTCTTGCAATTCATGCAAACGGGCCTGCGCTTCGGCAAGCTGGTTTTCTTTGGTGGTGATTTGTTCCTGCAAAAGCGTGCGCAGCGCGGCGCCGTGTGTGCGCTCTTCATGCCGGCGTCTCACCAAAACCCAGGCGAGCGCCGTCACATATGCCAATGTGGGCAGTAACACCGGCACGACGAGATTGGCGGTGCGGAACAAAATTGCGGCGCGAACGCCATAAACCGCCAAAACGGCGGCGCTGAGTGCGAGCAGCGTACTGACGTGCTTGACCCGCCCGATCCAGAATGCTGCGATCACCATCACCGCGAGGAATACGAATTGCAAGAGCAGCGGCGTGCTGCGCAAGAAATTTCGCGTGATAAGATTCTCGGCAACCGTCGCATGAAGCAAGGCCGCGGGCAGAGCCTCGGCTAAGGGCGTGGCTTTCAACACCGGCGTACCCGGCGCGGTGACGGCGACAATCACGATTTTGCCGGTGAAATCAAGTGAATCCGGCGAGGCATTGAAGGCCTGCAAAAGTTGCACAAAGCTGAAGGCCGCAACGTCATGAATGCCGCCGAAATGATTGAGGCGCAAACGGCCGGTTTCATCAATCGGAAAAACATGCCGCTCGCCCGCCGCATCAATCATGGCGATTTCTTTGGCGGAATATTGGACGGAAGATTTTTCACCGTTGAGATAGAGCCGCGCCAATTCGAAGCCGAAGGAATAGTAGAGGCTGTCATTGTGCCGGAGAACCAGCGGCGCTTTGCGAACGATTGCGTTAGCGCCAAAGTTGCTGAATCCCATGCCTACGGCGCTGGCTTGCAATTCTTTGGTGGGAACAAGCGGATCGAGTCCCCTCATGATTTTTTGTGGAGCTTTCGAATCAGAGCGAGGGGCGTTTGTTAATTCCGCGAACGCCAGGGGCAAACAAACATTGCCGGCGGTTTTAAAAAAATCCGCAAGGATGGCGTCGAATTCGGGGTAGTGGCGATCGGCGCGATCGAAAAGAATATCGAAACCGACGACTTGGGCGTGCGCGCGACTTAGCCCGTGCATCAAATAGCCATAATAATCGCGCGTGATGGGCCAGCCGCCCAGCGCTTGAATATCTTCCGCGCCAAGATAAACCAAAACGATTTTATCAGAGAGCGGCCGCTCACCGCGCAGGCGAAACT
This DNA window, taken from Cytophagia bacterium CHB2, encodes the following:
- a CDS encoding sigma-54-dependent Fis family transcriptional regulator; the encoded protein is MVIAAFWIGRVKHVSTLLALSAAVLAVYGVRAAILFRTANLVVPVLLPTLAYVTALAWVLVRRRHEERTHGAALRTLLQEQITTKENQLAEAQARLHELQEQLRHEAAASGQTLQLAEARKALILELEKQLCDLQSYGSSEQPALAAHATDIIHAAGSKMKHVLELVAQVAPENIPVLLMGETGSGKELVAAAIHRSGARRHAAFVAVNCSALPETLLESELFGHEKGSFTGAQSRRRGRFELADGGTIFLDEITETSPALQAKLLRVLQDGTFERLGSEHTLHTNVRIIAACNKNLPAEVEKGNFRADLFYRLNGFPIILPPLRERQEDIPLLAAHFLSKHGYEKVRGFSEAAMTALQAYAWPGNVRELENLVRRAAILAQSAGRNLIQASDLPQDLFAQNAAAAPALIYKPLESQILEMLRTFRFSRSAISQTAKALGNRDRGTITEYFRGLCFEHLVQSGFDVTQAAAAIAASEDAQTIARVRAKIDEYLKNLRASSMEKLSKGLPQKYHVFLQQVNTHIRRTAQPERAGTKEIIPTDRKTQRT